GACTTGATCAACTTGCCACAATCATAGCTTAAGATCAAATTTCTCCCAAGAAAACTAACTATTCTTATACTACCTCAGAAAAGATGTTACCTATATTCATTTACCCAAGGTTTTTTGTATTAAATTTCCATATGGACAGTAAATAATCCACTGTGAGAACACACTATTCATATCAAATATTATCTTTTCTTTTACTAAACTGGGTGATGAATTGCCCCTTGTATGGTTTGAGGAATGAAATGAGTTGCCCAATTACCACCTCCCAACTTCACAAGCATAGGCCTAGTATAAAATGAAGGATTAGCTTATCCCTCAAATCAAACAGCACATAAATACAGCAGGAGCACTTGCAACCCCACCTATTTGAGGTGAATATGACATGATAAATAGCAATTAACAAAGACAGAACAAAAAGCTAAAAATATCCCAGGATTACTCAAAGGGGCCAATGAAGCAGAGATAGAACTTTGATGGGTCATAAAGTGGCCCGTTTATTCTTCTCAAATTATATTTAATGAACCTGGGGAAAATGACCAGAACCCGGTGTTCTCTACTGATGATACATTGAGTGGCTAGCTAGATACATCTAAATCCACGTCGAGAACTTTTTACCATTGTAAAATCCACATCGAATACACAATGACATAAAATAAGGAAGATGATGTTTTCTTATAAGGAAGAGGACCTAGGTTACAGAACGAATCAAAAGAACTTCTAACAATTCATGTTTGGTAGCCTCACTGTGTTAAaactttgctctgttttttttaGCATCAAAACTTTGCTCTGTTTACTTGTGCAACTTGCATCAGACATGATAGCTCATTTACAAAAGGAACAAACATGGCAATGATCACTTAAAAAAAGGTGCTGAACTGTAAAAATGaaaataaatactccctctgtaaactaatataagagtgtttagatcactagtttagtattctaaacactcttatattagtttacggagggagtagaagagtaTGAAGGAGTCTGAAATGAGCACAATTAGAATCCAGTATGATACTAAGCAGAGTGATGCCACATCATTACCAGGAGAAACCAACAAACCTTTACCCAACCTAACCTAACACAAAAATAAGAACATGCCATCACCGAGTCTATCAGTGTTCACATAGAACCCGCCATAAGAGATAAATACAGACCTCTTATAGAGGATTACAAGATCATCTGAGTTAATTAAATTCCTAGATATGACATAAAATGGCACAAAAGACCCACAAAATTGAAATGAGTAGTTCTTTGTTCTGTGTGAAAGACATACTTCATTCAGAAATAGAGCATTGATCTTTTTGCTGCAAGCATAGCTTCAGATCAAACTTATGCGAGGTTCCAAACTCAAGCTCAATTCCCTCAAATAAAATTATCTCAGGCCAAAACTTAACCTAATCATTTTACTAAAGGAAATTTAATTAAGTGCAAGTTGAAAGAATTCTCTATCAAAAGCTACCTATTTGCATCTCATATTATTTGCTATTTCACTAACTATTTGAACCCCTTTTAGTTAGTCCGTCCATATTTTCTTATCTTTGAAGTCTACCATCATCCCTGCCATCCCCACTTTTCCAGGTGAATATGACAAGGTAAATGATAGTGAAACTACTCTGAAGGCATTACAGAACGGACCAACTAATAATACAATCATTATTAAAACCAAGCTCAAAATACTACTTGTTCATCAAGTCACACAGAAAGCCAGACAACCATTCTAttatggccggtttagctaggcccaccgggcaatcttagcccacaagttatcttaggttaattcttatgcaagttatcttaggttaattcttatgcaagttatctaggttataaatataggtaACCACCGCGGGCTCCTCACTGCCGCCGGCGCCCATCACGTCCGCGCTGCCGACGaccgccgtcttcacgccggaacAGATGACCAGCACGCTGCAGCAACTCGTGACGGCCATCCAAGGGCTCCACATGAACCAGTACCACCAGTACATGGCAGGAGCGTACGGCCTTCCGCCGGCTGCGCCGATCGCCACCTACGGCCACCCTGCGCCGTGGCTGTTCCCGGGCgcacccgcaggcggcgggcccccgCTGTTGCCGTCCCAGACGGGGAACTCCAGTGGGCCACCACCAGCCGCCGCGGGCCTGTGGCATCTGCCGCCGCCACCATCGACGGCGCCCCTCTGGCACCTGCAGCCGTTGCCGTTCCCGGCAGCCGCTGCCCCCGTCCAGCCCCCGCTGCTGCCGCTGCAACCACCGGCGGTGCCCCTGCCCAGCTCGGGGGCACCCTCGCCGACCGGCCTCCCGATCCATCAGGTCCGGTTCCCGCCCTCCCCGTCGCCACTCCCAGCGTGGGCGGTTGGGTCTTCGCCATCGCCAGTCTACACCACGGCCCCCGAACAGCCGACTCCGTTCCCGCAGTTCGGTGGGCCATCCGGTTCCGCCGGTCCCTACCCGGAGTACTCCAACTAGGCGCCACCCGCCTCGCTGCTCCGCACCTCTGAGCCAGCTCGACACGGCGCTCCGACCCAGACACCGCCGCGGTTCGCCAAGATTGACTTCGCCACCTATGACGGCACgaaggaccccctcaactggctcaaccagtgcgaccaGTTCTTTCGCGGGCAACGCACCCTCGCATCGGAGCGTACCTGGCTCGCctcgtaccacctccgcggtgcggCACAGACCTGgtattacgccctcgagcaggacgagggcaccatgcccccttgggagcgcttccgcgagctctgcctccttcgctttgggcctccggttcacgggagccgcctggcggagctcggccgccttcccttcacctccacggtgcaagactacgccgaccgtttccaggccctggcatgccatgcGTCGGGTGTGACGGCGCGGCAGCAGGCCGACCTCTTTAtcggtggacttccggatcacaaccgcgtggacgtggagcttcggggaccccaggatctccagtcgGCCATGTACTACACCCACGTGTTCGAGCGCCACGTGGTGGCCATTCAGCAGGAATCACCGTCCCAGACCGCTGGGTCGCTACCCGGGCCGGATTCCGCGCATGATCGGCCTGCGCAGGCTTCTGCGGCACCCCCCGCCgcgaccgcggcgcgcccgttccgccggctcacctcagccgagctactcgagcgtcgctgccaagggttgtgcttcaactgcgacgagccctacacgcccggccatgcctgcccacgactcttctacctggaggttgtagactacattccggaggacgcagtcgccgccgacctggccgccccagctgtcgagaaggtgtttgacgctggttgatcgcctcaaggagttccgcaagcgcttccccaccttacagctcgaggacgagctgtttgtgcaggcggggagaagtgttatggccggtttagctaggcccaccgggcaatctcagcccacaagttatcttaggttaattcttatgcaagttatctaggttataaatataggctgtaagactctttttggaattaagcaataagaatattattatccctattgcccggctcctctgggagccggaaccctagccgcctctaacCCTAGCTGCCGCCATCTTCATCTCCCGCGACGGCGCCCAGCCCCCTCCTTCCCTTACCGCTTACGCCCCAGGCCTGGTAGGGTACAAGCTCCTACCACATTCATATAACTACTTGTTCGCTGATTCATTCATCACATTCTGATGTTTACATATTCTTATCTACTTACTGGTCATTACACTAAATAATTTTAGAAATAAACATATACACGTGTGTACAAATTAACGCATAAGTTCTTAATAATGGTCTTGTGGGCACAATTACCATCCAGAACTACTGGTCACAACACCAACTAATTTAAGAAATAAACATGTACACTTGTGTACAAATTAACACATATGTTCTTATTTTTATCTATCCCATATCAAAAGATGGTTATCTATAAATATGTTAAATAATTACAAAGAAAAACAATCATCTAATTCTAGAACATCTGCACACAGAACTACTTAGAGAAAGGGCCAACGAAGGCTCAAACAGAAATCAGATATACCTTTGGACACACACTACTAGATCTTTTACAGACTCACATAAGATGACCCAAACATTCTAAAATGATATCGTAATAAGGTCCAGGGAAGCTAAGATGGAATTTTGATGGGCTAAAAAGTGACTCATTTCTAATTCAGCATAATCTGTTCGAATAATCTGATGACAGTCAAAATCACCAAAGCATTcttctctgacaaaatgaaaaaCTAGACAGAAATAGCCACACAAGTAAAAGCTACATTGACTCGATGAGTATATCTGTTTAGCATTGTGATGGTTATTCAAAGAAAAAAGGAACGCTGAACAAGACAATGACTTTCAAATATAGACAATTCATAAGGATTAGTTAATGAGGTGTCAATTGAACAATGCTGAAACAGAGATGGGGCAATGGTGACTTCATATATATACAAACAATGGAAGGTCACCCATAAAGTGAGCACTTAGGAAGTAGGAATTTTCAAATACAGGTCAAAATTTTGGAGTTAAGAATAACATTTTTGTGCATGAACCAGTATAGGCCATTCTATAATTCAAATGAAAATTATAGGTTCCACTTTGTAGAGAGAGGAATAACGCATTTTAAAAGTTAGAAGAAAGAAAATGGCCCTACCATCCCGAAGTGGTATAAAGTGGAGACTACCAACGTTTGTCGTGAGTCGTGATACACGTGATGGTACTTTTCAGTTTGGTGATCACTGTGACGGCACCGAGCAATATTGCCCTTAAATTTATATGTGGCAAAATAACTGGTGAAAACTTGCTATGGATGTATTCTAAATGGCGCCTGCCAATAACCCTCCCTCCGCAATATTATTCCATATCTCAACTTTCATCCATCGAAACAAAGCATGGAAGGCCATGAGTACCGAGGTCATTAGGATAACAGGAGCACTACAACAACGGTCATGATCGCTACGAAGTCACAGATTCACAGTTTCCTCAACATACTAGGCAGCAGATAAGCATCCATCTCGACAGTGCTGACTAGAGAACAATAAACCAATACCATCTCGGCCGGATTTGGTTCGTACAAAGGACAGGCCCATCGTCAGCGCCACTTATTGCTTGAACGTGTAGGGCTGGGGCAGCGACATGGGACCccggccgtcgtcgtcgccgtcgagcAGCCTCTGCACCCGCTTCTTGGCGCAGTGCTGCCGGTCGAAGTGCCTCACCTGGCGAAGGAAACCGAAACCAATTGTTATTAGGAGAAGCAAGCAGAGACGCGAATCATGGAGGGATTGGCGGCTGGCTGCGAGGCGGATGGGGATTAGAATAGTTACCCAGGAGGGGCGGCAGCTGCTGACGTACTGGGCGCGGGACTTCTTGCAGTCGGCGGGGAAGAGGAGCCCCATGGTGGCGATCTCGGTGGGCTTCTTGTCCGCGTGCTTCTCCACGCACGCGTAGAAGGCGTCTCGGGCCTTGGGGGGGAGAATCGAAGGGCTTGCGTCAGCNNNNNNNNNNNNNNNNNNNNNNNNNNNNNNNNNNNNNNNNNNNNNNNNNNNNNNNNNNNNNNNNNNNNNNNNNNNNNNNNNNNNNNNNNNNNNNNNNNNNNNNNNNNNNNNNNNNNNNNNNNNNNNNNNNNNNNNNNNNNNNNNNNNNNNNNNNNNNNNNNNNNNNNNNNNNNNNNNNNNNNNNNNNNNNNNNNNNNNNNNNNNNNNNNNNNNNNNNNNNNNNNNNNNNNNNNNNNNNNNNNNNNNNNNNNNNNNNNNNNNNNNNNNNNNNNNNNNNNNNNNNNNNNNNNNNNNNNNNNNNNNNNNNNNNNNNNNNNNNNNNNNNNNNNNNNNNNNNNNNNNNNNNNNNNNNNNNNNNNNNNNNNNNNNNNNNNNNNNNNNNNNNNNNNNNNNNNNNNNNNNNNNNNNNNNNNNNNNNNNNNNNNNNNNNNNNNNNNNNNNNNNNNNNNNNNNNNNNNNNNNNNNNNNNNNNNNNNNNNNNNNNNNNNNNNNNNNNNNNNNNNNNNNNNNNNNNNNNNNNNNNNNNNNNNNNNNNNNNNNNNNNNNNNNNNNNNNNNNNNNNNNNNNNNNNNNNNNNNNNNNNNNNNNNNNNNNNNNNNNNNNNNNNNNNNNNNNNNNNNNNNNNNNNNNNNNNNNNNNNNNNNNNNNNNNNNNNNNNNNNNNNNNNNNNNNNNNTAGGGTTCGGGATTACCTTGTAGCAGGACTCGCGGCCCTTGGAGAGGACGTCGGCCATGATGGTTCCGGCGTCGCAGTGATCGGCGTCGGGGGCGGAGGACATCGTCGGCCGTGGTAGGGGTGGGGAATTTGTTTGCGGAGGTTCCCTTGGGGCAGGGGAAAGGCACTGGGTGGGCCGGCGCAGGCCGCCGGGACGTGTAGGAATCACCTACTGGCGACGACTAGCGGCCCGGCCCATTACGCCGGGACGTGTAGGTTCTCATAGTTTCGGTTTTCTtccggttttctttttctttttccgtttTCTTTCGTTTTTTCTATGGTTTTAATTTATTTTCCACCGGCTCCTTTGGTTTTTATTTTATTCTACTTTcgtcttctgttttttcttataaGGTTTTTCGTTATTCTTTCTTGCAACATTatactttgtttttttgtttctttctttgttttctttgggTATTCCTTTTGTTTCTTTATCGGTTCTTACCGTTTTAGTTTTTCTCAAACCATGTCTACTTTTTTTCCTAAAAGAAAACACATGTCTAATTTTTTGTCAGTGCACAATGTACATTTTTAGAGCGCACGTGCAATATTTTTTATACAAATCgagatttttcaaatacatgatatatttttaatacatgttctGAAAAAAATCGAATACACAGTAACGTTTTCAGAATACACGTTGTATATTTTGTTCTGCTCGGTTTGGGGTGTTATAAAGGCTTTAGGAGTTCCATGGAAAGAATTTCAATTTCGTTGCTCGTTCCATTCAAATTATTAGGTGCTTCTTGAATAGTTGGATATGATGCTTTTGGATAAGTAGGAGCATACCATTGATTTTTTATTTCAATTAGGATTATAGTTTTTGTGAGCAATAAAGTTAAGGTTATTAACATCGACATTGATAATGGAGTTTACATTTACCTATTCTTTACCACTTATGGTGGTGATTAATTCATCGATCGGCGATCAACTCCTCATTTTTCTGTTCGCAAATAGAATTAATCTTTATTGTGGGCAGGGTTCTCTTGGATGTCAAGTAATTTCTTAGCCTTCGCAATCGGCCTTCCCATTATGATTTCTCCTACAGCTGTATCAAGCATGATTTTTTACATGGTATTAAGTGCATTATAAATACATGAGGAATTAGCCATTCTTCTATACCATGGTTGGGGAAATTTCTCATAGCCTCCTTCATGTGGTCCCATGCAAGTGTTGGTGGCTTACGTTCTTCCTGCTTAAAACATGTGATCTGAGATCGAAGTTGCATAATTTTTGCATGGGACAAAACTTAGATTAAGACATGCTACAACATATAGTCCATGCAGTCATAATTCCTCTACACAAAGCTAGAAACCATTATGTTTAATTTTTCTCTGAAAAAGAAAGGAAACAAACTCAACTTCAAAATGTTTGGTTCATAGTCTTTGATACGTATCATACAACACAGTTTAGTAAATGTGTATAGATGCATGTCGGCTATACCTCATTTATCCCCCAAGTCACTGCAGAGGCCCTCAGTGGGCAAGGTATGGCAGCCGCCATACCTTGATTCTGGGGATTTTTTTACACATATGCATGTGTTGTCTATCGTCTCATTCCCTCGTTCAAGTTTTTTCTCGTTCGAGTGTAGAGAGAAAAAGGCCGCTGGCACACAGGCACGCCACACACGCAAGTTGGGCCGGCACACAGGCACACATGAGTTGGGCCTGCTAGCACACACAGAAGCGGTCGAGCTCGTCGATTCCATCGAGCGCCAACCCACACGCACGCGCAAGCGACGAACCCTAGCGCAGCGACGGCGGCTGGTCAGGTCGCGATCCAAGCGGGCAACTGGCGACGGGATAGGCTACGGCGGCAGCGGGCTTGGGGCTTAAAGGGCGGCGGCAGTAAGCTCCAGCGACGGCAGCAAGGTTGCATTTGATGAGCTATGTCCTAAAATGCCAAAATGACTTCCGAAACAATTCAAGAAGTCCTTGTCATGGCTGATCATTTTTTTAGTGTGGACTCCTTCTATGCTGCTATAGATTCCATCACCATAGAGTTTGATCATCAAAGGCATGTCATGTTTCCTACTGTTTATCACCTCATTGAGTTGGAATTGCTACTACCAATAGTGACGACAATAATTGAAAGGGTCTTCTCATCAATGATAATCATCCAGACTGAGTTGCGCATCAAGATGACAGATGGTTGGCTTAATGACTTAATGGTTTGTTATATTGAGCGAGAGATCTTCAAAAGAGCTGATATTGGTAAAATTAAGGAAGATTTTCAGGATGAGCGTAAGCCATTGCCATTGCCTGGGTCTTCTAGACGCCATTGAAAGCTTCATTATTGGTATGTTTTAGGTTGTTTTCCTATTGAAACATGCCTATATTTTCATTGTATTTGATTTTTTGTTTGTAATGTGTATTGAATCGTTCGATTTGCATCAAAAGAATTCTTTTCTTAAGACTTCGCCACACCTTAATTTTTTTCGTCCTCCGCCTCTGCCCCAAGTAATTGCTTTCAGCTAACCCCTTCTATCACTATTGTTCAGAATAGTGTTTCATGCAAGGCCTTAGAACGAGAAGAAGACAAAAGACAACTCCGTTGCAGTTGGACACATACAAATAACGTCAAAACGcgcaaagtgttggaaatatggcctagaaGTAATAATGttgtattatttatttattatatttccatgtttatAATTAAAATTTTATATTTCATGCTACAACTGCTATCATCTTGAATATGTGATCCGGTGGAAAACTAATATGCATGTGTGAACTGATAAACGGTAAAGAATAGGTTCCTAGTATTGCCTCTAAGACtgactcaagtgttgttggtgatcatattTTTCGAATTTTAGGATACCGTTAAGTGTaacaatagtcctaaaacaacactgagaataaaaattacaaccaggtctatggaccacctagtgacgactacaagtactggagcgagccgaaggtgcgtcgtcatcatcgcccctccctcaccagAGGCGAGCaaaacttattgtagtagacatTCGAAAAATCGTCGTGCTAAGGTCCCAAAGGACTAGCGTAACAAAGCAGCAACAATGGCTAATGAAGAGAGTTGTAGATTGGAAAGATCAAACCTGTAACCACAAAGACAAACAAAAAAGAATCCAAATAGATCTAGCGAAGACCAATAGCGACCAAAATCCCGCGAGACGCAACGGACACACACCTCCACATATTCTCCTCCGACGCTCTTTCACAAGCTTAGACAAAAGAAACCCAAGAAGATAATGAAGTCTATCACAAATAGCTAGTTCATCGGCTGCCTCATTTTGTTCCATGAGATTGGTTTATAGGCTAAGGCTAACTTTATCATGGGCGGGTGTGAAAATTTTTGTGCCTTTTCAATCTAGCAAAAAAGAAGTGCCGACTGCTGTTGAGTTGCGCAAACAGGCACCTCATGATTTAGCTTGAGAGCAGAGGAAAGATCAGAAGGTGTCTACGTTTGAAATATGAGATAAAAATTCAATGATGAAGAGCATTACAAATCTGAACTTTCGAAGCATTTATACAAATTAGATAATGCCCCGCGCGTTGCTACGGTATTTAGAAGAATTTCAGTTGAATCGGTGTGTCAACATATTGATTCGAATTGATGAGCTTGACTTTTAAATctagcacaaagtaacatattgTTTGCTTTGTAGCTGCAGGTGAGGGCACGAACTATAAGTTAGATATTAAACTACTATCAATCCGGTCTGCATGGTAATATTTCTTGTGTGCATTAGAATGATAGGTAAGCACAAATAATATTTATGTTTACCTCCAATTttggcaaaaaataaaaattaaaaatcgaGTAAGATTTATATGAAAGAGAGAGCGCAAACATATAGACTGAATGCATGTGGAACACTGATGAAAAGATAAGTAAGTAATTATCTTGATGGAGAGAAACTGAGATTTATTTTTGAGAGAGAGCACACCTTCACGTGGGAAAGGGGAAATCGACTTGTACGTACCCACGCACCACATCCAGAAGATCCGAGGATAGTAATACCCAAACAACATTGAGTACATGGACCATCAGTATCCAGGTTGCTTATCTAACCAAGGTCTTACGGATGATCAACCTGTAGCAAGAGTAGCTTACCTGCTCTAGATTTGCAAATTCAGATCAAAGCTCCAATCTGGGCAGTCTCTAGCTAACTTCAGAGATAACGTAAGGATCTACACACACAAAATCCAACATCGTAATGGTATATATAATGCAAGCTTAATCAAGTAATCGTATGGCGTTGGATTGATACTTAGCGTTGGTGAAGTTCCAGAGGACAATTGTATTCATGAGCACCCACATGGAGGTAAATCTCTCCATACCGACGGGGTGGACAACGCATGAAGCAGGTGAAGTGGGGACCTGGAACATCAGAGGTAGACGGAGTGGAAAGTGGAAAAATCAATAGCCGGGGAGGGAAGAAGACACCGAAGATACCAAAACTTTTGGACTTCTTAGTGCGCTCTAATCATAAAACTGAatgtttttttctaatttttttttgaaaaacatgtaGTGGGAATGCTGAGGTGGCACATTTACTGAGTTGGAAGGTTGCATGTTTTAGATAAATAAGATAGTGAGGGTGAACTTTTTAAGTATATAGGATTACAGTGAACAAACAGAATAAAATAAACGAAAAATAGAGGTCCCACCGAGACTTGAACTCGGGTTACTGGATTCAGAGTCCAATGTCCTAACCACTAGACCATGGGACCTTCGATGTCTTCAAACTCTTTTTACTTTATTTATCTGATTCCTATATACGGAAATATATTGGCTTCGCCCAGTCCTCTAAACGATCGGAGCTACGGCTGCCCCGCGGTCGCGGGAAGTGCTCGGGTGCCATCCGAGGCTAGCTCCGGCGGCCGGAACACATACCTCTACGTACATACATCGGAGGCAGCGTGCTCTGTTGTTGCCTGCGTCTAGCCGGTATCTAGGAAAACAGTTGCCTCCGCAGCTCCGCCCTAGCCATGCCCGCTAGGAGGTCGGCGCCCACCAGCTGTTCGGCGAAATGCGCAGGTGAGACTGCTGCAGCTTCCTGTTTAATTATCTGCCGCTATGCTCTCCTCATGCCATCTTTTGTTTCAtctgtatcttttttctttttgcggggGCTGTTTCCTCTGTATCTAGAGCCATTTGTGATCGTTTTTGTTCTGTTGGTAAAACCACTGGCGAAGCCGCATTGCaatcagtttttgttctgttctgttGGTAAAATAGCTTGATAACGTTAGGTGATGAATACTCCATTTTTTTCACATTTGAAATTGGGTGTTTGTTTGTGGTTAGTTAGTAGCAATCAGTTTCAATTGCTTTGATATTTATAAATAAGGGTCATGGAACAATTACACAATACACTAGGTTAGTATAATTAGGCAAACGACTGGCCTATTTTATTTTGATCGTTATTGGCATCGGTATGATGTGCAATCATTTGAGCAAATGCCCAGTTTATCCAAGTGCTCGGCTGCCATCCGAGGCTAGCTCCGGCAGATTATCCAAAACTCGCCCAACAGAAAGGATGGATGAAGCTTCATATGGATAAGGCTCAGGGGATAATAAGAAGTGAAACATCACTTGCTTGGATCACAGCTGTTTCCTGACCTCCAGTAGACATATGTTGCAAAGAATGC
The sequence above is drawn from the Triticum aestivum cultivar Chinese Spring chromosome 7A, IWGSC CS RefSeq v2.1, whole genome shotgun sequence genome and encodes:
- the LOC123151659 gene encoding uncharacterized protein yields the protein MSSAPDADHCDAGTIMADVLSKGRESCYKARDAFYACVEKHADKKPTEIATMGLLFPADCKKSRAQYVSSCRPSWVRHFDRQHCAKKRVQRLLDGDDDGRGPMSLPQPYTFKQ